The Paenibacillus swuensis genome contains the following window.
TGATGATACACATCACCATAAAGAGTTTGCGCCCGATTAAATACTTCTTCGTCAGACCGTAAGCGAACATGGCCGTAAACGTAATCGACAAGAACGTTCCCACCACTGTCCGCAGGATTGAAATGAAGAAAGCCTGCACCAGCCGTTCGTCCTTAAACACAACTTGATAATTCTCCAATGTGAAAACTCTCGGCCAGAATGTAATGCCGCCCAGCGCAGTATCGGAACCTACATTAAAGGAGATGACGAGGCTGTTCCAGAAAGGATACAAGGTTACGAATGAAAGGCCCAGCAAGATCACGACAATGACAGCATCAAATATTCGATTAGCTATATTCAACAGAAGGACCTCCTACCATAAGCCTGTTCGCCCCATACGACGAACCAAGAAATTTGCAAGCACTAGCAGCACAACACTGATTACGGATTTAAATAATCCAACGGCCGTAGCATAAGAGTATCGCTGTCCCAGTATGCCGACTCTGTAAACATAGGTGTCTATGACATCCGACACGGGTCTCAGTAAGGTATTAGCGCCGTTATTGGTCAGATTCAAGATATCATCAAAGCCGGCATTTAATATACCCCCAATGTTCAGAATCAAGAAGATGATAATAATAGGGGTAATGCATGGAATCGTAATACTGAAAATCTGTCTAAATCTTCCCGCTCCATCTATTGAAGAAGCCTCGTACAAATGTGGATCAATGCCCGCGATCGCCGCGAGATACACAATAGCCCCGAAGCCGACATCCTTCCACACCCCGGTTGATACTAAAATTCCCCAAAAGTAATCTGAAGTTGATAGCCAGTTTATAGGTTCATCAATCATCCCGAGCTTTTGCAATAAAATATTGATACTCCCGTTGTCTACGGAAAGCATGGAAATGACAAAGCTGGAAACGATAACCCAAGACATGAAGTGAGGCAAGTACGATACGGTCTGAACAAATCGCTTGAAGCGAAATCCCTTAAGTTCGTTCAGAAGCAAGGCTAGCACGATGGGCGCCGGAAAAGCAAAGAGAAGCTTCAACAGGCTGATGGAAAGCGTATTTCGCATGACGCGATAAAAATCAGGGGAGTTTATGAACGTTTCAAAATGCTTCAGCCCCACCCATTCACTTCCGAGAAAGCCAGAGAATATATTATAGTTTTGAAAGGCCATCAGAACGCCCCACATCGGAACATAGCTGAACAGGAGAACTAATAGAAATCCCGGGATCACCATCACCTGCAAATCAAGTTGGTCTATGTAGGATCGGAACCAGCCTTTCCTAGCGGGATAAAGTTTCTTTTTATTTGGTGTTGCTGCGAACTCTGACTGCATGATACTCTCTCCCAACTCTTTTTATTTTCATTATAGGTGTATCCTACTTAGGGAGATATGTCCCCGGGCAACGAAAACATATACGAAAAATCGGGATCCCGATAAACGAAAGAAGCCGCATCTACGCGGCTTCCGTAGATACAGCTTCTTTACTTATGCAATAATTGATACTTCTTAGGTGTATCCCCGAATTTTTCTTTAAAGATTCGAATAAAATGATTGGTTGAATTATAACCAAGTTTATTGGCAATTTCTTGTACAGATAAGTTATTTTCCTTCAGCAGCTTAGCGGCTTCCGTTAATCTGCATTCGGTTAAATACTCCGTAAAGTTAATACCCGTACTTTTCTTAAACAACTTCCCTAAGTAATTTGATTTGAAATTCAATTCATCAGCTACCCGTTCTAAGCTGATATCATCGTATAAATGAGCTTGAATATAGTCTTTAATTTTCATTTCGATGTTGTGATGAATACTTAGCTTTCTTTCATCAATGGACTCAATTGCTCTCTCAACTAACCCGTTTATCCACGCCATTACTTTCTCTATGTTATCGAATTCCTTATACTTCTCTCTAATATCGTAACCAAAGTGTTGTACGGAAGGAAGTCCCATAAACTCAATGGCGCTTTTTATCTTAACTAACAGGTCTGAAAGTAAGAATTTACAGTAATCTACCGTATACAGCCCTCTAGTCATTTCATTCTCCAGTTCCGTAATGAGATCTTTGGCCTTCTTCTCATCACACATTCGAATGCTTGCTTCAATTTCACTAAGAATGTCTAAAGAATTACTTGAAGAATGACGTAACTGAATACTTAAGTCTGAATAGGACAGAATTCGGTTATGGGGATACAAATACTTATATTCAAGTGCAAGATTGGCTTGCTGAAACGAAGTGGATATCGCTTCATCAACTAACTCGTAAGTCTCCCCGTGAGACAACATATAACCTCTGTCATAAATCATTTCAATACTGTGAACGATCTTGCTGATGACTTCAGTTTCGAAAGTTGTTTCATTCAGAAAAACGATCCCATTAATCTGTTTGCCGTAATCCTTAATCGCCCACACTTTATAACCCTCATTTCCACTTGACTCCAATAATCCTATTAAGTGATATGAAGAAGCTTGCTCTTTATCAAATGCCTCCATATTCGGGGTTTGTATGACGAAACTAATCAATCGTTTCCATCTGTTGCTTTCCATTCCCATATCGGAGCCTAATACGTTATGATTCGAAATGAGATCATTATGAAGCAAACCCATAATATAATTATGCCGAATGACAGGTTTATTAATTTCAACCATTTGATTTAAATTAACAATTTGAGATGAATAATCTCCTATTACACTCCGAATAGGTTTATGCGCCTTTCTGGTAAGTATGTAAGATATGAGGATACTAATTAATAAAAAAATAATTACGAAAGACATGAGCCAGTTTCGCAATTCATATGTTTTCTTATAGAATAAATCTTTGTTTACAAGCGAAACATAACGCCAGTTATTAATTTCTGATTTCTCAAATGTAATCATTGTTGAGTTGCCATCTAACTCATCGTTGAACATCCCGCCTTTTTCCGCGGATATTACCTTTTCGATCCAAGCTCCCTGATATTTTTTAAGATGATCAAGCCCAAGATTCGTTTGGTTGTTTGCAATCATGTTTCCTTGTTCATCCATAATTAGAATAAGACCATCCGACGGATTTCTTAATGCTGTTAAAGACTTTCTCAATTTAGCGTCGCTGATATGAATAGCTATGGTTGCCTTTCTTTTCTCCGGCGGAGCAAAATATGGAATACTTCTAACATACGTTATAACCGACTCGGATTTCTCTGAGTCTATAATCCTAGGAGGCAACCACTTTACTTGCTCATCTGAATTTCGGAATCCTTCCACCCAGTCTATTCTTGAGCCTATTGTACACGATTGCTCACTCATAAAACATAAACGTGAATTATAGAAAATCACATTGTCATTCTTATAATAGACATCAATCGAATCCACGTTCGGCATATTACTTTGAATACTATTTAATTGATTAATGACATTTAGAATAGATTTGGAGTCGTTGCGAATGGAGTCTTCCATTGGCTTAATCAAACTATCGTCTTGGAGGGAGTCAACAAAGTTATTTTGCACTAACTTCACACTATCTTTTAAGTATTGTTCATCTATTGTATTGCGGAACTGTTTAACAGTCTGCAAATTAATGTTCTCCAGTTGCTCATTAAAGGATATTGAGAAGTACTGATAATAAATAATTACCGGAATAAAAGTGACCAGCACGACGATGACCACATTAAATATAAACAGTCTTGGAAAAAAATACGTTTTTACTCCATGTTTCTTCAGACTCATAATGGGCCCCCCTGCGTTCATACAAGATCATTCTATTTCATTATACTGTTCAACTAACTAACATAAAAATTAGAAGCAGGTTAGTTTTAACCTGCCTCAAAATTACACTTTATTCAATATGAGTTTGGTTCATTACATAACTTGCATCACGCAGTAAGTAATCTGCTGCTTCACTAAAAATATGCTTACCCTTCTGAGCGCGAACTTCTTCCATGAATCCAGTAAACTGACCATGGGTGAGCTTCATCCTTAGACTATTGGCTATCCCTTTATTATCAATCCAATGATTTGCTTCAAAACGATTGATTAAGGATTGCAAACTTGTGATTGATGCGTAGGTTTGAAAGGTTACCTTAGTTAATTGGGCGTTCCCCGCCAGATCCGTAGCATTGACAACTAACGTATGATTGCCAAGATTTAAAGAATACAATTCTATACCATGTCCAACATCATATGCAACAGCATCCAGATACGCGGATGTCATTGAGGCATCCACCCCAGAGTAATTATCTTTCATACGGATTATAGGAAACACATCTTCACTATTCAATAACGTACCATACACAATGCCGGTTACAGAGATATTAGGCGCAGTCTGATCTATATGAATCAAAGCAGATTGTGTAGTTTCCGCATTTCCCGCTTTATCCACCGATTTATAGAACAATGTATGTTTGCCGTCTTCTTGATAAGATACTGGGGTCAGGTAGGGTAGCCAATTCAGCCCTCCGTCCACACTGTATACGGTTTTCTCCACTCCTGAACCTGTATCCGTGGCGTTAAGAGTTACTGTAACCGGTTGCACGTACCATCCATTAAGTCCATCTGGCGCTAAAGGGGATGATATTAACTTTGTTATGGGAGCATCTAGATCCGTTTGATTCCGCAAGGTTACATTTCCCCATCTGGATGTGTTCGAATACCCCGCGCCTTTCGGATCACTCCATATCGCCGTGCTTGTTCTGGATCCTACGCCGTTGTCGTCATTGACTTGTGAATCAAATCCAATCACTTTTCCTTCTGCTCCTTCAATAGTCTTAAAGGGAATCTTAACTTCTACTATATAACCAGTAGATGTTATTGCGGTTTGACTTATAAATTCACTCACATTCCCTTGACTTCCTATTGACTTCTCATTCTCGAAGTTAATTCTGTACTGCCTGTCATCCTTCTCGTGCGATGTTGTCTTTGCGTTATTTTCGTCAAGGAAAACTTCCACAGAATCTTGTTGATATGGAATAACATTTAACTTGCTTAGAAGTGGATCTGTAACTTCGGTAAAGACATATAAATAGTTCTCGTCCCATAAAATCCGGGTGCTGGCTGTCGCCCCTGAAGTTACAGGTGCTGTTAGGTTGTCAATGAACTGGTTAACCTTTATGACTGGAGCTGTACCCCAAATACGATCCATCGTACCATCAATAACAGGTGTCCCCTTGTACGCCAAACCGCTCTTAGGTGTGAAGATCATAGACTTCCTTACGGCTTCAATATCAATGATATCGTTTCCAATAGGATTTTCGTTGGTATAGCTGGACTCATACGCCCCTATATCGAACTTGGTTCCCTTCGGACGAGAGGCTTTATTGTAATCTTCCGACGGTGCCAATGTCTGTGTGCCTCTGTCGATAGCCGGCGAATTAGAGTGGAGTTTGAGAAAATCCGCACTTAACGGGTTTAATGAAAGGAATTTAGGATCGGCTATAACGTCATTTATCCCGATAACTCCAGGCATACCATTGTAATACAGGTTATTCGCATAAATTACAAACTCGCTTCCGCTCGAGCTGTTGAGCTTATAATTGGCTTCGCCTGGCCGGAGATCCCTTGCATATACTATATTATTAAAGATGTTAATGTTATCCGACCTGCTCGCGAATAGCTGAGCGTAGGATAGATATGGATTTAAATTATTATTGTATAAAGTATTGTTGATAATGTCTACGTTCGCTGAATTGAAGGAGTGAATACCCGAGCCTCCGTTATTATAGGAAATGTTATTTTCCACGAGGGTTTTCCCTTTATAAGCCGGATAACTTTTCCCCGTATTTTTATTATAATCGATAATGATCCCGTTTCCGTCTGAATAATTCTGTACCGCGCCCCACTTCACATTGGTTTG
Protein-coding sequences here:
- a CDS encoding ABC transporter permease, producing the protein MQSEFAATPNKKKLYPARKGWFRSYIDQLDLQVMVIPGFLLVLLFSYVPMWGVLMAFQNYNIFSGFLGSEWVGLKHFETFINSPDFYRVMRNTLSISLLKLLFAFPAPIVLALLLNELKGFRFKRFVQTVSYLPHFMSWVIVSSFVISMLSVDNGSINILLQKLGMIDEPINWLSTSDYFWGILVSTGVWKDVGFGAIVYLAAIAGIDPHLYEASSIDGAGRFRQIFSITIPCITPIIIIFLILNIGGILNAGFDDILNLTNNGANTLLRPVSDVIDTYVYRVGILGQRYSYATAVGLFKSVISVVLLVLANFLVRRMGRTGLW
- a CDS encoding AraC family transcriptional regulator; the protein is MSLKKHGVKTYFFPRLFIFNVVIVVLVTFIPVIIYYQYFSISFNEQLENINLQTVKQFRNTIDEQYLKDSVKLVQNNFVDSLQDDSLIKPMEDSIRNDSKSILNVINQLNSIQSNMPNVDSIDVYYKNDNVIFYNSRLCFMSEQSCTIGSRIDWVEGFRNSDEQVKWLPPRIIDSEKSESVITYVRSIPYFAPPEKRKATIAIHISDAKLRKSLTALRNPSDGLILIMDEQGNMIANNQTNLGLDHLKKYQGAWIEKVISAEKGGMFNDELDGNSTMITFEKSEINNWRYVSLVNKDLFYKKTYELRNWLMSFVIIFLLISILISYILTRKAHKPIRSVIGDYSSQIVNLNQMVEINKPVIRHNYIMGLLHNDLISNHNVLGSDMGMESNRWKRLISFVIQTPNMEAFDKEQASSYHLIGLLESSGNEGYKVWAIKDYGKQINGIVFLNETTFETEVISKIVHSIEMIYDRGYMLSHGETYELVDEAISTSFQQANLALEYKYLYPHNRILSYSDLSIQLRHSSSNSLDILSEIEASIRMCDEKKAKDLITELENEMTRGLYTVDYCKFLLSDLLVKIKSAIEFMGLPSVQHFGYDIREKYKEFDNIEKVMAWINGLVERAIESIDERKLSIHHNIEMKIKDYIQAHLYDDISLERVADELNFKSNYLGKLFKKSTGINFTEYLTECRLTEAAKLLKENNLSVQEIANKLGYNSTNHFIRIFKEKFGDTPKKYQLLHK